From the genome of Danio rerio strain Tuebingen ecotype United States chromosome 2, GRCz12tu, whole genome shotgun sequence, one region includes:
- the mllt1b gene encoding MLLT1 super elongation complex subunit b isoform X10, protein MMPRPSPDYPMLPTIPLSAFSDPKKIKSSHVVKESSKDGGSGSSKSLKAHKATKEHQERTRKDSESKATSRESDREGKSSRDLSSSSFSKKSTDGRGKDDVKTVPKAAFKEPKLTVRESKMDGMSPKGGGGVTVGVDTRTPGKRPSSANESPKLSTKKQKRIGSEGMKGGGYSSSSPRITSTTPSNYPEKKTTKDKGHWTKIKTEVAEVKRQPDSDESNSEDEASSKSEQSAPSSPSSSSSSSSSDSDFEPSQKQGQGTLRSMVEDMHSEGSDDDSSSEVETPMKTTPFNHDSRLSMDSESDGNEESRPPSQEAPSPSLKLSSANLKMLGKKSPDSCNREKIIKRGYDKAYTEELMDLHRRLMALRERNILQQIVNLIEKTGHFNITNTTFDFDLFSLDESTVRKLQSYLEATST, encoded by the exons gaGTCAAGTAAAGATGGAGGAAGTGGGAGCAGCAAAAGCCTTAAAGCCCATAAGGCAACCAAAGAACACCAAGAGCGCACACGAAAAGACTCCGAGAGCAAAGCCACATCCAGAGAGAGCGACCGAGAGGGCAAATCATCAAGAGACCTGTCATCATCCTCTTTTTCCAAGAAATCCACAGACGGCAGAGGAAAAGACGATGTGAAAACGGTGCCCAAAGCTGCCTTCAAAGAGCCCAAACTCACGGTCAGAGAGTCCAAGATGGATGGCATGTCTCCAAAAGGTGGTGGAGGGGTGACTGTTGGAGTAGACACTCGAACCCCGGGCAAACGGCCCTCGTCTGCCAACGAGTCGCCCAAGCTTAGTACCAAGAAACAGAAGAGGATAGGCTCTGAGGGCATGAAGGGTGGAGGCTACAGCAGCAGCTCTCCCCGCATTACCTCAACAACACCCTCCAATTATCCCGAGAAGAAAACCACGAAAGATAAAGGCCACTGGACCAAGATAAAAACTGAGGTGGCGGAAGTCAAAAGGCAACCCGACTCTGATGAATCCAACTCCGAGGATGAAGCCTCTTCCAAATCAGAG CAGTCGGCTCCATCCAGTCCATCAAGTTCCAGCTCAAGCTCCAGCTCTGATTCTGACTTTGAGCCGTCGCAGAAACAAGGCCAAG GGACACTGCGTTCAATGGTCGAGGATATGCACTCTGAGGGCTCTGATGACGACAGTAGCTCTGAGGTTGAGACGCCCATGAAGACGACTCCATTCAACCACGACTCACG TTTGAGCATGGACAGTGAGAGTGATGGTAACGAGGAGTCTCGTCCTCCCAGCCAGGAAGCCCCCTCACCTTCACTCAAACTCAGCTCAGCAAACCTTAAG ATGTTAGGAAAAAAGAGCCCAGACTCTTGCAATCGCGAGAAGATAATCAAGAGGGGATACGACAAG GCTTATACAGAGGAGCTTATGGACCTCCATCGCAGACTGATGGCTCTGAGAGAGAGGAACATTTTACAGCAG ATTGTGAACCTCATAGAGAAGACCGGCCATTTCAACATCACCAACACAACCTTTGACTTTGACCTGTTCTCCTTGGATGAGTCAACCGTACGTAAACTCCAGAGTTACCTGGAAGCCACGTCCACATGA
- the mllt1b gene encoding MLLT1 super elongation complex subunit b isoform X8: MMPRPSPDYPMLPTIPLSAFSDPKKIKSSHVVKESSKDGGSGSSKSLKAHKATKEHQERTRKDSESKATSRESDREGKSSRDLSSSSFSKKSTDGRGKDDVKTVPKAAFKEPKLTVRESKMDGMSPKGGGGVTVGVDTRTPGKRPSSANESPKLSTKKQKRIGSEGMKGGGYSSSSPRITSTTPSNYPEKKTTKDKGHWTKIKTEVAEVKRQPDSDESNSEDEASSKSEQSAPSSPSSSSSSSSSDSDFEPSQKQGQGTLRSMVEDMHSEGSDDDSSSEVETPMKTTPFNHDSRLSMDSESDGNEESRPPSQEAPSPSLKLSSANLKMLGKKSPDSCNREKIIKRGYDKVGTAYTEELMDLHRRLMALRERNILQQIVNLIEKTGHFNITNTTFDFDLFSLDESTVRKLQSYLEATST; this comes from the exons gaGTCAAGTAAAGATGGAGGAAGTGGGAGCAGCAAAAGCCTTAAAGCCCATAAGGCAACCAAAGAACACCAAGAGCGCACACGAAAAGACTCCGAGAGCAAAGCCACATCCAGAGAGAGCGACCGAGAGGGCAAATCATCAAGAGACCTGTCATCATCCTCTTTTTCCAAGAAATCCACAGACGGCAGAGGAAAAGACGATGTGAAAACGGTGCCCAAAGCTGCCTTCAAAGAGCCCAAACTCACGGTCAGAGAGTCCAAGATGGATGGCATGTCTCCAAAAGGTGGTGGAGGGGTGACTGTTGGAGTAGACACTCGAACCCCGGGCAAACGGCCCTCGTCTGCCAACGAGTCGCCCAAGCTTAGTACCAAGAAACAGAAGAGGATAGGCTCTGAGGGCATGAAGGGTGGAGGCTACAGCAGCAGCTCTCCCCGCATTACCTCAACAACACCCTCCAATTATCCCGAGAAGAAAACCACGAAAGATAAAGGCCACTGGACCAAGATAAAAACTGAGGTGGCGGAAGTCAAAAGGCAACCCGACTCTGATGAATCCAACTCCGAGGATGAAGCCTCTTCCAAATCAGAG CAGTCGGCTCCATCCAGTCCATCAAGTTCCAGCTCAAGCTCCAGCTCTGATTCTGACTTTGAGCCGTCGCAGAAACAAGGCCAAG GGACACTGCGTTCAATGGTCGAGGATATGCACTCTGAGGGCTCTGATGACGACAGTAGCTCTGAGGTTGAGACGCCCATGAAGACGACTCCATTCAACCACGACTCACG TTTGAGCATGGACAGTGAGAGTGATGGTAACGAGGAGTCTCGTCCTCCCAGCCAGGAAGCCCCCTCACCTTCACTCAAACTCAGCTCAGCAAACCTTAAG ATGTTAGGAAAAAAGAGCCCAGACTCTTGCAATCGCGAGAAGATAATCAAGAGGGGATACGACAAGGTAGGAACG GCTTATACAGAGGAGCTTATGGACCTCCATCGCAGACTGATGGCTCTGAGAGAGAGGAACATTTTACAGCAG ATTGTGAACCTCATAGAGAAGACCGGCCATTTCAACATCACCAACACAACCTTTGACTTTGACCTGTTCTCCTTGGATGAGTCAACCGTACGTAAACTCCAGAGTTACCTGGAAGCCACGTCCACATGA
- the mllt1b gene encoding MLLT1 super elongation complex subunit b isoform X9 — protein MMPRPSPDYPMLPTIPLSAFSDPKKIKSSHVVKESSKDGGSGSSKSLKAHKATKEHQERTRKDSESKATSRESDREGKSSRDLSSSSFSKKSTDGRGKDDVKTVPKAAFKEPKLTVRESKMDGMSPKGGGGVTVGVDTRTPGKRPSSANESPKLSTKKQKRIGSEGMKGGGYSSSSPRITSTTPSNYPEKKTTKDKGHWTKIKTEVAEVKRQPDSDESNSEDEASSKSESAPSSPSSSSSSSSSDSDFEPSQKQGQGTLRSMVEDMHSEGSDDDSSSEVETPMKTTPFNHDSRLSMDSESDGNEESRPPSQEAPSPSLKLSSANLKMLGKKSPDSCNREKIIKRGYDKVGTAYTEELMDLHRRLMALRERNILQQIVNLIEKTGHFNITNTTFDFDLFSLDESTVRKLQSYLEATST, from the exons gaGTCAAGTAAAGATGGAGGAAGTGGGAGCAGCAAAAGCCTTAAAGCCCATAAGGCAACCAAAGAACACCAAGAGCGCACACGAAAAGACTCCGAGAGCAAAGCCACATCCAGAGAGAGCGACCGAGAGGGCAAATCATCAAGAGACCTGTCATCATCCTCTTTTTCCAAGAAATCCACAGACGGCAGAGGAAAAGACGATGTGAAAACGGTGCCCAAAGCTGCCTTCAAAGAGCCCAAACTCACGGTCAGAGAGTCCAAGATGGATGGCATGTCTCCAAAAGGTGGTGGAGGGGTGACTGTTGGAGTAGACACTCGAACCCCGGGCAAACGGCCCTCGTCTGCCAACGAGTCGCCCAAGCTTAGTACCAAGAAACAGAAGAGGATAGGCTCTGAGGGCATGAAGGGTGGAGGCTACAGCAGCAGCTCTCCCCGCATTACCTCAACAACACCCTCCAATTATCCCGAGAAGAAAACCACGAAAGATAAAGGCCACTGGACCAAGATAAAAACTGAGGTGGCGGAAGTCAAAAGGCAACCCGACTCTGATGAATCCAACTCCGAGGATGAAGCCTCTTCCAAATCAGAG TCGGCTCCATCCAGTCCATCAAGTTCCAGCTCAAGCTCCAGCTCTGATTCTGACTTTGAGCCGTCGCAGAAACAAGGCCAAG GGACACTGCGTTCAATGGTCGAGGATATGCACTCTGAGGGCTCTGATGACGACAGTAGCTCTGAGGTTGAGACGCCCATGAAGACGACTCCATTCAACCACGACTCACG TTTGAGCATGGACAGTGAGAGTGATGGTAACGAGGAGTCTCGTCCTCCCAGCCAGGAAGCCCCCTCACCTTCACTCAAACTCAGCTCAGCAAACCTTAAG ATGTTAGGAAAAAAGAGCCCAGACTCTTGCAATCGCGAGAAGATAATCAAGAGGGGATACGACAAGGTAGGAACG GCTTATACAGAGGAGCTTATGGACCTCCATCGCAGACTGATGGCTCTGAGAGAGAGGAACATTTTACAGCAG ATTGTGAACCTCATAGAGAAGACCGGCCATTTCAACATCACCAACACAACCTTTGACTTTGACCTGTTCTCCTTGGATGAGTCAACCGTACGTAAACTCCAGAGTTACCTGGAAGCCACGTCCACATGA
- the mllt1b gene encoding MLLT1 super elongation complex subunit b isoform X11 has product MMPRPSPDYPMLPTIPLSAFSDPKKIKSSHVVKESSKDGGSGSSKSLKAHKATKEHQERTRKDSESKATSRESDREGKSSRDLSSSSFSKKSTDGRGKDDVKTVPKAAFKEPKLTVRESKMDGMSPKGGGGVTVGVDTRTPGKRPSSANESPKLSTKKQKRIGSEGMKGGGYSSSSPRITSTTPSNYPEKKTTKDKGHWTKIKTEVAEVKRQPDSDESNSEDEASSKSESAPSSPSSSSSSSSSDSDFEPSQKQGQGTLRSMVEDMHSEGSDDDSSSEVETPMKTTPFNHDSRLSMDSESDGNEESRPPSQEAPSPSLKLSSANLKMLGKKSPDSCNREKIIKRGYDKAYTEELMDLHRRLMALRERNILQQIVNLIEKTGHFNITNTTFDFDLFSLDESTVRKLQSYLEATST; this is encoded by the exons gaGTCAAGTAAAGATGGAGGAAGTGGGAGCAGCAAAAGCCTTAAAGCCCATAAGGCAACCAAAGAACACCAAGAGCGCACACGAAAAGACTCCGAGAGCAAAGCCACATCCAGAGAGAGCGACCGAGAGGGCAAATCATCAAGAGACCTGTCATCATCCTCTTTTTCCAAGAAATCCACAGACGGCAGAGGAAAAGACGATGTGAAAACGGTGCCCAAAGCTGCCTTCAAAGAGCCCAAACTCACGGTCAGAGAGTCCAAGATGGATGGCATGTCTCCAAAAGGTGGTGGAGGGGTGACTGTTGGAGTAGACACTCGAACCCCGGGCAAACGGCCCTCGTCTGCCAACGAGTCGCCCAAGCTTAGTACCAAGAAACAGAAGAGGATAGGCTCTGAGGGCATGAAGGGTGGAGGCTACAGCAGCAGCTCTCCCCGCATTACCTCAACAACACCCTCCAATTATCCCGAGAAGAAAACCACGAAAGATAAAGGCCACTGGACCAAGATAAAAACTGAGGTGGCGGAAGTCAAAAGGCAACCCGACTCTGATGAATCCAACTCCGAGGATGAAGCCTCTTCCAAATCAGAG TCGGCTCCATCCAGTCCATCAAGTTCCAGCTCAAGCTCCAGCTCTGATTCTGACTTTGAGCCGTCGCAGAAACAAGGCCAAG GGACACTGCGTTCAATGGTCGAGGATATGCACTCTGAGGGCTCTGATGACGACAGTAGCTCTGAGGTTGAGACGCCCATGAAGACGACTCCATTCAACCACGACTCACG TTTGAGCATGGACAGTGAGAGTGATGGTAACGAGGAGTCTCGTCCTCCCAGCCAGGAAGCCCCCTCACCTTCACTCAAACTCAGCTCAGCAAACCTTAAG ATGTTAGGAAAAAAGAGCCCAGACTCTTGCAATCGCGAGAAGATAATCAAGAGGGGATACGACAAG GCTTATACAGAGGAGCTTATGGACCTCCATCGCAGACTGATGGCTCTGAGAGAGAGGAACATTTTACAGCAG ATTGTGAACCTCATAGAGAAGACCGGCCATTTCAACATCACCAACACAACCTTTGACTTTGACCTGTTCTCCTTGGATGAGTCAACCGTACGTAAACTCCAGAGTTACCTGGAAGCCACGTCCACATGA